One genomic window of Conger conger chromosome 7, fConCon1.1, whole genome shotgun sequence includes the following:
- the thy1 gene encoding thy-1 membrane glycoprotein: MKMQLFITFCLLGVLSAQEVTELTSCVTKEKNLRMDCKYTLPDASKTPSCQYNQDDQVMGSTDPATTPESTFKKRVNITLLDDNVCRLILKGFSQDKPQNNTCIIKEATSANKTLSVDGKTLMTCSAISMLFQTSKSLLTVTLLPVLLHF, encoded by the exons ATGAAGATGCAACTTTTCATCACATTCTGTCTGCTGG GGGTCTTGTcggcacaggaagtgacagagTTAACTTCCTGTGTAACCAAAGAGAAAAATCTGAGAATGGACTGTAAGTACACTCTCCCAGATGCATCCAAAACACCGAGCTGCCAGTACAATCAAGACGACCAGGTGATGGGCAGCACAGACCCCGCAACCACACCTGAATCAACCTTCAAGAAGCGAGTCAATATAACCTTGTTGGATGACAATGTGTGTCGCCTCATCTTGAAGGGGTTTTCTCAAGACAAGCCCCAAAACAATACCTGCATTATCAAAGAGGCCACATCTGCAAATAAGACTCTGTCTGTGGATGGCA aaaCACTTATGACCTGCTCCGCCATCAGCATGCTGTTCCAGACCAGCAAAAGTCTTCTGACTGTGACACTGCTTCCAGTGCTGCTCCATTTCTGA
- the LOC133133862 gene encoding LOW QUALITY PROTEIN: upstream stimulatory factor 1-like (The sequence of the model RefSeq protein was modified relative to this genomic sequence to represent the inferred CDS: deleted 2 bases in 1 codon), with protein MKGQQKSPDHDGNGPVIEEGAVATAEDPSAIATIQSATTFSSEQPIKYLFKTEGAGGQVVKELYPPTTQVTYRVIQVSDGQLEGQADGATAVSVVTGFPASTQPVTQAVFSQSEGLEGDGSETHYTYYPATISDAAPGAMVTSVQAPDTLLSQNTPTGQLYVMMSPQDVLAGSSQRSIAPVTQTYSTKSDTPRTSRDDKRRAQHNEVERRRRDKINNWIVQLSKTIPDCTMDSTKTGQSKGGILSKACDYIQELRQNNGRLVDELNTLERLRMDNQLLRQEVEDWKSKNQILRNQLRQHGIVGVASTEPQ; from the exons ATGAAGGG GCAACAAAAAAGCCCAGATCATGACGGGAACGGCCCTGTTATTGAAGAGG GAGCTGTGGCCACAGCAGAAGACCCATCAGCCATTGCTACCATCCAGTCAGCAACTACCTTCTCTTCGGAGCAACCAATCAAATACCTCTTCAAGACAGAGGGAGCTGGGGGGCAGGTA GTAAAGGAGCTGTACCCTCCCACTACACag GTGACGTACCGGGTGATCCAGGTGTCTGATGGGCAGTTGGAGGGTCAGGCGGATGGAGCCACAGCTGTCAGTGTGGTGACGGGGTTTCCTGCTTCTACACAGCCGGTCACCCAG GCGGTGTTTTCCCAGTCTGAAGGTCTGGAGGGAGACGGCTCTGAGACTCACTACACCTACTACCCTGCCACCATATCGGACGCCGCCCCTGGCGCCATGGTTACGAGCGTACAGGCCCCAGACACCCTGCTCAGTCAGAACACACCCAcag GGCAGTTGTATGTGATGATGTCACCTCAGGATGTTCTGGCCGGGTCCAGTCAGAGATCCATTGCGCCCGTCACACAGACTTACAGCAC TAAATCGGATACCCCACGGACCTCTCGAGACGACAAACGAAGAGCCCAGCATAATGAAG TTGAACGCAGGCGGAGGGACAAGATCAATAACTGGATTGTCCAGCTGTCCAAGACCATTCCGGACTGCACCATGGACTCCACCAAGACAGGGCAG AGCAAAGGGGGGATCCTGTCCAAGGCCTGCGACTACATCCAGGAGCTGAGGCAGAACAACGGCAGGCTGGTGGATGAGCTCAACACGCTGGAGAGGCTACGGATGGACAACCAGCTCCTGCGGCAAGAG GTAGAGGACTGGAAATCCAAGAACCAGATTCTGAGGAACCAGCTACGACAGCACGGCATTGTGGGAGTGGCCAGTACAGAGCCGCAGTGA